Proteins encoded in a region of the Inquilinus sp. KBS0705 genome:
- a CDS encoding glycosyltransferase family 2 protein, whose translation MSTDTPSVTIKVYVITYRRPVLLKRALNSLLQQTHTTWIAEVINDDPDDLSVANLLADINDSRIILSAPAVKRGGTQNFNYALKPTHEPFATILEDDNWYEPTYLEMMLSALQNNPGKMMAVGNQNIWIEGVDGSWTNSERTIWKETTGTSFYRYQLKDKCGSAKICNSSMLWRTEPTREWLTPDDIPIDVTEHFRERIIPHPILLVNTPLVNYAQTIHTNRSDGLVWSMYQVLLIASVFVNLTHHQADALAGELWATARNGNPLYKTALLHSGLSHPKAGPLFKISTLKERLRYALVWLKSPRVCYKAIKAPELLSSHFVFLINSLNNQQIER comes from the coding sequence TTGAGCACTGATACCCCATCTGTTACTATAAAAGTTTATGTAATAACCTACAGAAGGCCGGTATTGCTAAAGCGGGCGCTAAATTCGCTATTGCAACAAACCCATACCACCTGGATAGCCGAAGTAATTAACGATGACCCGGACGATTTGAGTGTTGCTAATTTACTGGCCGATATAAATGATAGCAGAATCATATTATCGGCACCTGCGGTAAAACGGGGTGGCACCCAAAACTTCAATTATGCCCTTAAACCCACCCACGAGCCCTTTGCTACCATACTAGAAGATGATAATTGGTACGAGCCTACTTACCTGGAAATGATGCTGAGCGCGCTTCAAAATAATCCAGGAAAAATGATGGCAGTGGGTAATCAAAACATATGGATAGAAGGCGTCGATGGTTCGTGGACTAATAGCGAAAGGACAATATGGAAGGAAACGACTGGTACCAGCTTTTATAGGTATCAACTAAAAGATAAATGCGGGTCGGCCAAAATCTGCAATAGCTCTATGCTCTGGCGGACAGAACCTACCAGAGAATGGTTAACACCAGATGATATACCTATAGATGTTACCGAACATTTTAGAGAACGTATTATACCCCACCCCATTTTGTTAGTTAATACACCATTGGTTAACTATGCCCAAACCATCCATACAAACCGATCAGATGGCTTGGTTTGGAGTATGTACCAGGTATTACTTATCGCTTCGGTATTTGTAAATTTAACCCATCACCAAGCTGATGCATTGGCTGGCGAACTTTGGGCAACCGCACGTAATGGCAATCCTTTATATAAAACCGCTTTACTGCATAGTGGCTTATCGCATCCCAAAGCGGGTCCATTATTTAAAATATCGACTTTAAAAGAGCGCCTACGTTATGCATTAGTATGGTTAAAAAGCCCGCGTGTGTGCTATAAAGCCATAAAGGCTCCTGAATTACTATCAAGCCATTTTGTTTTCTTGATCAATAGCCTTAATAACCAGCAAATTGAGCGTTAA
- a CDS encoding glycosyltransferase family 2 protein, with translation MEKSDPLVSVCMPAYNAGKYIAHAVASVLGQSYEHIELIIVNDGSTDDTASILAQLTDPRVTILTQTNKGQSAAANTAYKACKGELIKFVDADDIISPAYIEKQVARLGGRIDVVTSAAWGRFYNNDLSTFKLNHEDVWKDLPADEWLVRSWRRGSSMMQCALWLIPRPVIEKAGLWDESLSLINDFDFFTRVLLNCSEVLFEREAVLYYRSGIAGSLSDSKSDIAAQSAFRSIDQGTQNLFKKRTDTDAKLACANTWQDLAYNLYPKNKALAAIAEEKVKYFGGSDISYASAGITGLLLTFLNWKTVKYLKSKFRV, from the coding sequence ATGGAAAAAAGTGATCCTTTAGTTTCCGTTTGCATGCCTGCGTATAATGCAGGAAAATATATTGCACATGCAGTTGCTTCTGTGCTGGGGCAAAGCTATGAGCACATCGAACTCATCATTGTAAACGATGGTTCAACAGATGATACGGCAAGCATTCTTGCTCAGCTAACCGACCCGCGTGTAACCATTTTAACGCAAACTAACAAAGGTCAGAGCGCCGCCGCCAACACTGCCTATAAAGCATGTAAAGGAGAACTGATAAAATTTGTAGATGCCGACGATATTATTTCGCCGGCTTATATAGAAAAGCAGGTGGCCCGGCTTGGCGGCAGAATAGATGTTGTAACATCGGCAGCCTGGGGCAGGTTTTATAACAACGACCTATCCACTTTTAAGCTAAACCACGAGGATGTTTGGAAAGATTTACCCGCAGATGAATGGCTGGTACGCTCGTGGCGCAGGGGCAGCTCGATGATGCAATGCGCCTTATGGTTAATACCACGACCGGTGATAGAAAAAGCCGGGTTATGGGACGAGTCATTGAGTTTAATAAACGATTTTGACTTTTTTACCCGTGTACTACTTAACTGTAGCGAGGTATTGTTTGAACGCGAGGCGGTATTATACTACAGGTCGGGGATTGCAGGTAGTTTATCGGATAGTAAATCTGATATCGCTGCACAATCTGCTTTCCGTTCAATAGATCAGGGCACGCAAAACCTTTTCAAAAAACGGACAGATACAGATGCCAAATTAGCCTGTGCAAACACCTGGCAGGACCTTGCTTATAATTTATATCCAAAAAACAAGGCATTAGCAGCAATTGCAGAAGAAAAGGTGAAATACTTTGGCGGCTCGGATATAAGCTATGCATCGGCAGGCATAACCGGGTTGTTGCTAACGTTTTTAAACTGGAAAACGGTGAAGTATTTAAAATCAAAATTCAGGGTTTAA